In one uncultured Methanoregula sp. genomic region, the following are encoded:
- a CDS encoding cache domain-containing protein, whose product MKAFSFAVILIILAVSVLLSGCTSPQTDPKTAEMKTVAHNLTLSVNNGLGDLKAGLQNNSRSLSTTGLSGEEAEKILSFNLMNYPWAYSSLVVSRDGIVMAAAPKNYAGVIGTNLSGQVQFRTMNTARAPAVTGVFRLVEGFTGVAQSYPIISPSGEYLGYTDITYAPEIFLGRYIEKATIGTGYDVWVVQKDGTEIYDTSKEEIGKNIVTDPVYADPALQKVVSRIVKEPSGTGTYTFWDRDWNRNITKIVVWDTAGIDGAEWRIGVTRAENESITNTPAKPANAGVTTDARYANLTRFVAGAAAYAKEHGKEAALREFNNLNGTFIDGDLYIFAYDMNGTALALPYQKGLLGTSRAGISDSNGVAFIDRMTGIAREGGGPLYYIYPNPEDNYREEFKYSMVVPVDNEWFVGSGIYLPGLPAGFNTTERDELVDRVKQARRYAQVQGAGKAIPDFNDRGGVFANGSRYIFAYGYNGTTLAMPFQPDAIGSNRLNFTDPYGVKVAAWEIFAAKQGGGFVYVDYFNPDTGTEGMKLCYVTPVDNEWLVGSGIYTNRS is encoded by the coding sequence ATGAAGGCATTTTCCTTTGCAGTGATCCTCATAATCCTGGCCGTGTCCGTTCTGCTGTCGGGATGTACCTCTCCGCAGACTGATCCGAAAACCGCTGAAATGAAAACGGTTGCGCATAATCTCACGTTGTCTGTCAACAACGGCCTTGGCGATCTAAAAGCCGGGTTACAGAATAATTCGCGTTCCCTGTCCACCACCGGCCTTTCCGGTGAGGAAGCAGAGAAGATCCTCTCTTTTAACCTCATGAACTACCCGTGGGCGTACTCATCGCTGGTCGTTTCGCGGGATGGGATTGTCATGGCTGCGGCACCCAAAAACTATGCCGGGGTGATCGGTACGAACCTGAGCGGGCAGGTGCAGTTCCGGACAATGAACACGGCACGGGCGCCGGCAGTCACCGGGGTCTTCCGGCTTGTCGAAGGATTCACCGGTGTCGCCCAGAGTTACCCCATCATCTCCCCTTCAGGTGAATACCTCGGCTATACCGATATCACCTATGCGCCGGAGATATTCCTTGGGCGATATATCGAGAAGGCAACCATCGGGACAGGTTATGATGTCTGGGTTGTGCAGAAGGACGGGACCGAGATCTATGATACTTCCAAAGAGGAGATTGGGAAGAATATCGTGACCGATCCCGTGTACGCGGATCCTGCACTGCAGAAAGTAGTCAGTCGGATCGTGAAGGAACCGTCCGGCACAGGAACATACACGTTCTGGGACCGGGACTGGAACCGGAACATCACCAAGATTGTGGTCTGGGACACTGCAGGGATTGACGGGGCCGAGTGGCGGATTGGTGTCACCCGGGCGGAGAATGAGAGTATTACTAACACCCCCGCAAAGCCCGCGAACGCGGGAGTGACAACCGATGCCCGGTATGCAAACCTCACCCGTTTTGTCGCGGGGGCTGCCGCATATGCAAAGGAGCACGGGAAAGAGGCTGCACTCAGGGAGTTCAATAACCTGAACGGGACGTTCATCGACGGCGACCTGTACATATTCGCGTACGACATGAACGGGACCGCTCTTGCCCTGCCCTACCAGAAAGGCCTGCTCGGGACGTCCCGGGCCGGGATCTCCGATTCCAACGGGGTTGCATTTATCGACAGGATGACCGGGATCGCCCGTGAGGGCGGGGGCCCGCTCTACTATATCTACCCGAATCCTGAAGATAACTACCGGGAGGAATTCAAGTACTCCATGGTTGTGCCGGTTGACAATGAATGGTTTGTCGGGTCGGGGATCTACCTGCCCGGACTGCCTGCCGGGTTCAATACAACGGAGCGGGACGAGCTCGTGGACCGGGTGAAGCAGGCCCGCAGATATGCACAGGTGCAGGGGGCAGGCAAAGCCATCCCTGATTTCAATGATCGCGGGGGTGTTTTTGCGAACGGGAGCCGGTATATCTTTGCCTATGGGTATAACGGGACCACGCTCGCAATGCCGTTCCAGCCTGACGCGATCGGCTCGAACCGGCTGAACTTTACCGACCCTTACGGGGTAAAAGTGGCCGCATGGGAGATCTTCGCGGCAAAGCAGGGCGGTGGATTTGTGTACGTGGATTATTTCAACCCGGATACCGGGACTGAGGGAATGAAACTCTGCTATGTTACACCGGTAGACAATGAATGGCTTGTCGGGTCCGGCATCTATACGAACCGGTCATGA
- a CDS encoding TATA-box-binding protein, with protein sequence MIDKKYESLKIENIVASGVIAESIDLVEFSGKVENCELNKKRFPGAVYRIADPKIACLIFSSGKVVITGVRNDKALADGLAIVIKSLRDVGIEPLKVPRVAITNMVCSYNLDRYINLNKLAVTLNVENVEYEPEQFPGLVYRIKDPKIVVLIFSSGKIILTGGKTLEDVKKGLDVLEKKLESVR encoded by the coding sequence ATGATCGATAAGAAATACGAATCATTGAAGATCGAGAACATCGTTGCTTCCGGTGTCATTGCAGAATCCATTGATCTTGTTGAATTTTCAGGAAAAGTCGAGAACTGCGAGCTCAATAAGAAACGCTTTCCCGGTGCGGTATACCGCATTGCGGATCCCAAGATTGCATGCCTGATCTTCTCGTCGGGTAAGGTTGTGATCACCGGCGTCCGTAACGACAAGGCGCTTGCAGACGGGCTTGCGATCGTGATCAAATCGTTAAGAGATGTAGGCATCGAACCCCTCAAAGTGCCCCGGGTTGCGATAACCAATATGGTCTGTTCGTATAACCTCGACAGATACATCAATCTCAACAAGCTTGCCGTCACGCTCAATGTTGAAAATGTCGAGTACGAACCCGAACAGTTCCCGGGTCTTGTATACCGGATCAAAGATCCAAAGATCGTTGTTCTTATCTTTTCGTCCGGGAAGATCATTCTCACGGGGGGAAAGACCCTTGAAGATGTCAAGAAGGGACTTGACGTACTTGAAAAGAAGCTTGAAAGTGTCAGGTAA
- a CDS encoding YkgJ family cysteine cluster protein: MPFECSQCGECCSHLGLVHTIREEYGDFRYLVNNEYTGEKTTVTVDPDKILLFDDRSIFAERPEACPFFRYDRNGAKGYCTVHLTRPEICRDYGCWRILILDPEGKRAGRVMCQRFLATEDEQLRQIFDEQINHIAEPDDAAWDERLIRILAEAGYIVQM, from the coding sequence ATGCCGTTTGAGTGCAGCCAGTGCGGGGAGTGTTGCAGCCACCTTGGCCTTGTCCATACCATACGGGAGGAGTATGGTGACTTCCGGTATCTTGTCAACAACGAGTACACGGGTGAAAAAACAACGGTCACCGTTGACCCTGACAAGATCCTGCTGTTTGATGACCGGAGCATCTTTGCCGAACGCCCCGAGGCCTGCCCGTTCTTCCGGTATGACAGAAACGGAGCAAAAGGGTATTGTACCGTCCACCTTACACGCCCGGAGATCTGCCGGGACTATGGCTGCTGGCGCATACTGATCCTGGATCCGGAGGGAAAGCGGGCCGGCCGGGTCATGTGCCAGAGGTTCCTTGCAACGGAGGATGAACAGTTGAGACAGATCTTTGATGAACAGATCAACCATATCGCCGAACCTGACGATGCTGCATGGGATGAACGGCTCATCCGTATACTGGCTGAAGCAGGTTACATCGTGCAGATGTAG
- a CDS encoding MFS transporter: MPKEPAEITRNHHIILLIIAFSALMGSLDSTIVNISLPTIASSFGVDISIVSWVVLAYLLVLAGLLLTFGRLGDLMGFRRIFIAGFTIFTAGSLLCGLSTTIWELIAFRALQGIGGNPG; encoded by the coding sequence ATGCCCAAAGAACCGGCGGAGATCACCCGTAATCACCATATCATCCTTCTTATCATCGCGTTCTCCGCCCTCATGGGATCCCTTGACTCAACCATCGTCAATATCTCGCTTCCCACGATCGCATCCTCCTTTGGCGTTGACATCAGCATCGTATCCTGGGTCGTGCTCGCGTACCTTCTCGTACTTGCCGGCCTCCTGCTTACCTTTGGCAGGCTGGGGGACCTTATGGGGTTCCGCCGGATTTTTATCGCCGGTTTCACCATTTTTACCGCCGGGTCGCTTCTCTGCGGGTTATCCACGACCATCTGGGAGCTCATCGCGTTCCGGGCACTGCAGGGAATCGGCGGCAATCCGGGATGA
- a CDS encoding PAS domain S-box protein translates to MISILYVDDEPGLLEIAQLFLEKAGDFSVDTSTSATESLDALKSRFYDAIISDYQMPGMDGIAFLKVVRERFGDIPFILFTGRGREEIVIEAINNGADFYLQKGGDPRSQFAELAHKIRQAVARRQTEGKLRTAYEELTSADEELRGQYEELVDNEQRIRESEEKFRVLSENAPVAIIVYQDEKIVYANAHTIRITGYSREELYAKRFWEILDPDYQEIGRQRGLARIRGEEVPSQYEIRYLTKAGEMRWVYLSAGIIHFGGKPAAIILLLGITDRKRAEEELQAANEQLAAANQELRKQYDALNETRNRIGQSERDYRSIITNMQDGFYRTDMEGNLLMVSPSFLKLFGFTGNEELIGKNIRDTFYPNPVDWDEFLRQMEKTGSVLRYHLTVRRRDNSPLVVSATSHYVLDETGRRAGIEGILHDSTDVVNAELALRESEEKFRGMAERSAEAIIILDEEMHVSYASPSCLMIFGYDPEELEGKNQEFAASTIFSGHSLEFLSEVRALKGGNPIADAGMLITRKDGAPAHISMHVIPVMHDGIFAGAQVTIRDITEQKRAEEALRESEAKFASVFRNSPVTLTLISGKDGTFADVNDAFVRNAGYSRDDVIGKTPDSVGLFVQNEAFESIRPVLRSGKPVNGIEVQFRAKNGAVNTCLYSGTIITIGENPYILSNVEDITRRKVMESELQENQRLLAKAMDLAQLVSWEYDTRKRLFTFDERFYRLYGTTAEREGGYQMTPETYIREFVHPDDRDSVVVEVQKAQHTADPAYESHMEHRIIRRDGAIRNLLVRIRPVMDTTGEVIRFHGANQDITDHKKTEEALLRANRQVNLLTGVTRHDILNKVAVILGFIRIAGMKSPDPELAGYLGRMEGATMAIRSQIEFTRVYEDIGSHEPQWIDLDAILPRSQVPAAISLETRVQGISLLADPMLENVFFNLLDNTIRHGQRVTTITVSSSQRGTDLVITWEDDGIGVPADEKDHIFERGFGKNTGFGLFLVREILSLTHMMITENGEPGKGARFEITVPDGGYRISVP, encoded by the coding sequence ATGATTTCTATTCTTTACGTCGACGATGAACCGGGCCTTCTTGAAATAGCACAGCTCTTCCTTGAAAAGGCCGGGGATTTCAGCGTAGATACCTCGACATCGGCAACGGAATCCCTGGACGCATTAAAAAGCCGTTTTTATGATGCAATAATCTCTGATTACCAGATGCCGGGAATGGATGGGATTGCATTCTTGAAAGTGGTCCGGGAACGGTTCGGCGATATCCCGTTTATCCTCTTTACCGGCCGTGGCCGCGAAGAAATTGTTATCGAAGCAATCAACAACGGGGCCGATTTCTATCTCCAGAAAGGAGGGGATCCCCGGTCCCAGTTTGCCGAGCTTGCCCACAAGATACGCCAGGCTGTTGCACGAAGGCAGACCGAAGGCAAACTTCGTACGGCATACGAGGAACTCACCTCTGCCGATGAAGAGCTTCGCGGGCAGTACGAGGAACTCGTGGATAACGAACAGCGGATCCGCGAGAGCGAAGAGAAATTCCGCGTGCTTTCAGAAAATGCTCCCGTGGCTATCATAGTCTACCAAGATGAAAAGATCGTGTACGCAAATGCCCACACGATCCGGATAACCGGGTACAGCAGGGAGGAGTTGTACGCCAAGCGGTTCTGGGAGATCCTTGACCCGGATTATCAGGAGATTGGACGGCAGCGGGGTCTTGCCCGGATACGCGGGGAGGAGGTACCCTCGCAGTACGAGATACGATACCTGACAAAAGCGGGAGAGATGAGATGGGTCTATCTCTCCGCGGGAATTATCCATTTCGGTGGAAAACCCGCGGCGATCATCCTGCTGTTAGGCATCACCGACCGGAAACGGGCGGAGGAGGAACTCCAGGCGGCCAATGAACAACTGGCTGCCGCCAACCAGGAACTCCGGAAACAATATGATGCACTCAACGAGACACGCAACCGGATCGGGCAGAGCGAGCGGGATTACCGCTCGATCATCACCAACATGCAGGATGGATTTTACCGGACCGACATGGAGGGCAACCTTCTCATGGTCAGTCCCTCGTTTCTTAAGCTCTTCGGGTTCACCGGCAATGAGGAACTCATAGGGAAGAATATCCGGGATACATTCTACCCGAATCCCGTTGATTGGGATGAATTCCTCAGGCAGATGGAAAAAACCGGCAGCGTACTGAGATACCATCTCACGGTCAGGAGGCGTGACAACAGCCCGCTGGTCGTCTCGGCAACAAGCCACTACGTCCTGGATGAAACAGGCCGCAGGGCCGGTATCGAGGGGATCCTCCATGACAGTACCGATGTGGTGAATGCAGAGCTGGCTCTCCGGGAGAGCGAGGAGAAATTCCGGGGAATGGCCGAACGCTCCGCGGAAGCCATCATCATTCTTGATGAGGAGATGCATGTCTCGTATGCATCTCCGTCATGCCTGATGATTTTCGGGTATGATCCGGAAGAACTGGAGGGGAAAAACCAGGAGTTTGCCGCATCAACGATTTTTTCCGGCCATTCGTTGGAGTTTCTGTCAGAAGTCAGAGCATTAAAGGGCGGAAACCCGATTGCAGATGCCGGGATGCTGATTACGAGAAAAGACGGGGCCCCGGCACATATCAGCATGCACGTGATCCCGGTCATGCATGACGGGATATTTGCCGGTGCACAGGTCACCATCCGGGACATCACCGAGCAGAAGAGAGCAGAAGAAGCACTGAGAGAATCTGAAGCCAAGTTTGCATCGGTCTTCCGGAACAGCCCGGTCACGCTCACGCTCATATCAGGAAAGGACGGCACATTTGCCGATGTCAATGACGCCTTTGTCCGAAACGCCGGGTATTCCCGGGATGACGTGATCGGCAAAACACCGGACAGCGTGGGACTCTTTGTCCAGAACGAGGCCTTCGAGAGCATTCGCCCGGTCCTCAGGAGCGGAAAACCGGTGAATGGCATAGAAGTTCAGTTCCGGGCAAAAAACGGAGCAGTCAACACCTGCCTCTACTCGGGGACCATCATCACGATAGGCGAGAACCCGTATATTCTCAGCAATGTCGAAGATATCACCCGGCGCAAGGTGATGGAGTCCGAGCTCCAGGAAAACCAGCGGCTCCTTGCAAAAGCAATGGACCTGGCACAGCTGGTAAGCTGGGAATATGATACACGGAAGCGTCTATTCACGTTCGATGAACGGTTCTACAGGCTGTACGGTACAACCGCGGAGCGGGAGGGAGGTTATCAGATGACGCCGGAGACGTATATCCGGGAGTTTGTCCACCCGGACGATCGCGATTCTGTTGTTGTTGAGGTGCAAAAGGCACAGCACACTGCGGACCCGGCGTATGAGTCCCATATGGAGCACCGCATTATCCGCCGGGATGGCGCAATACGCAACCTCCTCGTGCGCATCAGGCCTGTAATGGATACCACGGGAGAGGTCATCCGTTTTCATGGCGCAAACCAGGATATCACCGACCATAAAAAGACAGAAGAAGCCCTCCTGCGGGCAAACCGCCAGGTAAACCTGCTCACGGGCGTTACCCGGCACGACATCCTCAACAAGGTTGCTGTGATCCTTGGTTTCATCAGGATTGCAGGAATGAAAAGCCCGGATCCGGAACTTGCCGGTTACCTGGGAAGGATGGAAGGTGCAACAATGGCAATCCGATCGCAGATCGAATTCACCCGGGTTTATGAAGATATCGGCAGCCATGAACCGCAGTGGATCGATCTGGATGCGATCCTGCCCCGCTCCCAGGTCCCGGCTGCGATCAGTCTTGAAACCCGCGTCCAGGGTATTAGCCTGCTTGCCGATCCGATGCTGGAGAACGTATTTTTTAACCTGCTGGACAACACCATCCGGCATGGCCAGCGGGTGACAACGATCACGGTCTCCTCCAGCCAGAGAGGCACTGATCTTGTCATAACCTGGGAAGACGATGGGATTGGTGTCCCAGCCGATGAAAAGGATCATATCTTCGAGAGGGGATTTGGTAAAAACACCGGTTTTGGCCTGTTCCTGGTGCGGGAGATTCTCTCGCTCACCCATATGATGATCACCGAGAACGGCGAGCCGGGGAAAGGGGCCCGGTTCGAGATTACCGTACCGGATGGGGGATACCGCATTTCCGTTCCCTGA
- a CDS encoding histidine phosphatase family protein, whose amino-acid sequence MKPGDYVLDLLREVPESGRTIVLIRHSARNSFDGIPEPLREGVEITPDGVRLAEAFGKSLAEIFTGKPLLLGHTVAHRCRMTARSIGDGYSPADSVRILGCQPEIGSPVVDPDNYVTLRSELGWREGIRRWLGQEIPEDTMRNPHTYSDEILSNLLSFPQAGENDLLIVVAHDITLFPIIFSIFGKNVTAVEFLNGIVITLNTTTAEIRYNDGKFSLKAERNII is encoded by the coding sequence ATGAAACCCGGAGATTATGTTCTGGATCTTCTCAGGGAAGTCCCTGAAAGCGGGAGGACAATAGTCCTGATACGCCATTCAGCAAGAAATTCCTTTGACGGAATTCCTGAACCGCTGCGCGAAGGAGTTGAAATAACCCCGGATGGAGTCCGCCTGGCTGAAGCATTCGGGAAATCTCTGGCAGAGATTTTTACCGGTAAACCCCTGCTTCTTGGGCACACTGTCGCTCACCGGTGCAGGATGACCGCCCGGTCTATCGGTGATGGATATTCTCCGGCCGACAGCGTCCGGATCTTAGGGTGCCAGCCGGAGATAGGCAGCCCGGTGGTAGATCCTGACAACTATGTTACGCTCAGGAGTGAATTGGGCTGGCGCGAGGGTATCAGAAGATGGCTCGGCCAGGAAATTCCTGAGGATACGATGCGTAATCCTCATACCTATTCTGATGAAATTTTGAGCAACCTGTTATCCTTTCCACAGGCCGGTGAAAATGATCTGCTCATTGTCGTTGCACATGACATCACGTTATTCCCGATTATCTTCAGTATTTTCGGAAAAAATGTAACAGCGGTTGAATTCCTGAACGGAATTGTTATAACCCTGAATACAACTACAGCGGAAATCCGGTATAACGATGGAAAATTTTCATTGAAAGCGGAGCGGAATATCATATGA
- a CDS encoding oligosaccharide flippase family protein yields MLMVLILFVLGLVSYILRYFLNVILAHHMSMQMFGDYGVAIGVLTGLTTLLLLGTNDTVRKYVPLYKENGETEKLHAFIKWNIKLVLVGFLVYYLIIAAVVFIFFKGNVANLLYFHMAMYFLLMAPVAAIAMLIIDYLLGEDRVLLSTCIDVVIRYGVLIVVALTVVYYVSDSFTNEIVLAAWILVSFLIIILGLLPFVFRKKNILETISTTLKARISAEDARVWYKDAAGLVILGTIYALGGYLDLYVVEGIGSNEEMVGLYVAILSITEFFFIFPSATSKYVIPHISKMFGSPDQQRDLQKRINNTNLFNVAIAVALAAIIIVFREQILGIFGPGYVIASMPLVVSVIAVTLNAIGDLPDQLLTYTGYENQVTLFIIAEIITLIGLGSLLCYYYGLLGVCMGMLASMSLRLVLCFWLARKKLPVKSLSII; encoded by the coding sequence ATGCTGATGGTACTGATCCTGTTCGTTCTTGGTCTGGTATCCTATATCCTGCGGTACTTCCTGAATGTTATTCTTGCCCACCACATGAGCATGCAGATGTTCGGGGATTACGGTGTTGCCATCGGGGTGCTCACCGGTCTTACGACGTTATTGCTCCTTGGCACGAATGATACGGTGCGAAAATACGTGCCCCTCTACAAGGAGAATGGCGAGACGGAAAAACTCCACGCCTTTATCAAATGGAATATCAAGCTGGTGCTTGTGGGATTCCTGGTCTATTACCTTATTATTGCAGCAGTGGTTTTCATCTTTTTCAAAGGCAACGTGGCAAATCTCCTGTATTTCCACATGGCGATGTATTTCCTCCTGATGGCCCCGGTTGCCGCCATTGCCATGCTGATAATCGATTACCTTCTCGGGGAAGATCGCGTTCTCTTATCCACGTGCATTGATGTGGTTATCCGGTACGGGGTACTGATTGTTGTTGCACTCACCGTCGTGTATTATGTCAGCGACTCCTTCACGAACGAGATCGTCCTCGCGGCCTGGATCCTGGTATCGTTCCTGATCATCATTCTCGGGCTGCTGCCCTTTGTTTTCAGGAAGAAGAATATTCTGGAGACCATATCCACGACGCTGAAAGCCCGCATATCCGCTGAAGATGCCCGGGTATGGTACAAGGATGCTGCGGGCCTTGTGATCCTCGGCACGATCTATGCCCTCGGGGGGTACCTTGACCTGTATGTCGTGGAAGGAATCGGCAGTAATGAGGAGATGGTGGGATTGTACGTGGCCATCCTTTCCATAACAGAGTTCTTCTTTATCTTCCCCAGTGCCACGTCAAAATACGTGATCCCTCATATCAGCAAGATGTTCGGTTCCCCGGATCAGCAAAGAGATCTCCAGAAAAGGATCAATAATACCAACCTCTTCAATGTGGCAATTGCGGTTGCACTGGCGGCAATCATCATCGTTTTCCGGGAGCAGATCCTCGGAATTTTCGGGCCGGGCTACGTGATTGCTAGCATGCCCCTGGTCGTTTCCGTTATCGCTGTCACCCTCAATGCTATCGGGGACCTGCCCGACCAGCTGCTGACGTATACGGGATATGAAAACCAGGTTACCCTCTTTATTATTGCAGAGATTATAACCCTGATCGGCCTGGGTTCGCTCTTATGTTATTATTACGGTCTCCTCGGGGTATGCATGGGGATGCTCGCCTCCATGTCGCTGCGCCTGGTCCTCTGTTTCTGGCTCGCGAGAAAGAAACTGCCGGTAAAATCTCTAAGTATCATATAA
- a CDS encoding KTSC domain-containing protein, whose translation MLIPVERKPVKSRILRSVGYDESTKILEIEFQTGLVYQYSGVPLKVHADLMHSGEIAKYFSEKVRPKFQTKQVVA comes from the coding sequence ATGCTGATCCCCGTGGAACGAAAACCCGTCAAATCCCGTATTCTGCGCTCTGTTGGATATGATGAAAGCACAAAAATCCTGGAAATAGAATTCCAGACAGGACTTGTGTACCAGTATTCGGGTGTCCCTTTAAAAGTCCATGCGGATCTCATGCATTCCGGAGAGATCGCGAAATACTTTTCCGAGAAGGTCCGCCCCAAGTTCCAGACAAAACAGGTTGTCGCATAA
- a CDS encoding ester cyclase: MSTVEENMRLMQTLDDAWNAQDWPVFEKRHAKDVDVFWPGQEKPTHSRPSHKEEAVAFFKIFPDNKVGNRPYKVLFGQGDWTCSVADFTGTFRGPMTTPDGKVIPPNGKKFRVEFCTVAHWKNGEIVEEKLFYDKISLMQQIGLM, from the coding sequence ATGTCAACGGTAGAGGAAAATATGCGTCTCATGCAGACCCTGGACGATGCCTGGAATGCTCAGGACTGGCCGGTATTCGAGAAACGCCACGCAAAGGATGTCGATGTCTTCTGGCCGGGACAGGAAAAACCGACCCACAGCCGGCCCTCCCACAAGGAAGAGGCTGTTGCATTTTTCAAAATATTCCCTGACAACAAAGTCGGGAACCGGCCCTACAAGGTCCTGTTCGGGCAAGGCGACTGGACGTGCTCAGTCGCTGATTTCACGGGAACATTCAGGGGCCCGATGACCACCCCCGATGGAAAAGTTATCCCGCCCAACGGGAAGAAGTTCAGGGTGGAATTCTGCACGGTAGCTCACTGGAAGAACGGGGAGATCGTCGAGGAGAAACTCTTCTACGACAAGATATCCTTAATGCAGCAGATCGGCCTGATGTAA
- a CDS encoding CDGSH iron-sulfur domain-containing protein, translated as MTEKTKNSSDAKDGSMKITVAKNGPYLVTGGVPLIEEEICNDEEGFCRTWKKTKNYLVQEQYALCRCGNSKNKPFCDGTHAKVSFNGTEAAGNEPYLRHPRRIRGPELELHDYENICVHARFCMRAGGIWNLTEQSDIPEAKDTAIEEACNCPSGRLVIKDQETGKAIEPDLEKSIVVIEYPAKGEHGPLWIRGGIPVVSADGKPYTVRNRVTLCRCGRSGNKPFCDGSHVRK; from the coding sequence ATGACAGAAAAGACCAAAAATTCTTCTGATGCAAAAGACGGTTCCATGAAGATCACCGTGGCGAAAAACGGCCCTTACCTGGTGACCGGCGGGGTTCCCCTCATTGAAGAGGAGATCTGCAACGATGAGGAAGGTTTCTGCCGGACCTGGAAAAAGACAAAAAATTATCTGGTGCAGGAGCAGTATGCCCTCTGCCGGTGTGGCAACTCGAAGAACAAGCCGTTCTGTGACGGGACGCATGCAAAGGTCAGCTTCAACGGCACCGAGGCTGCCGGTAACGAACCCTACCTCAGGCACCCGCGGAGGATCCGGGGCCCGGAACTGGAACTCCACGATTATGAAAATATCTGCGTCCATGCCCGGTTCTGCATGCGGGCCGGTGGGATCTGGAACCTTACCGAACAATCAGATATCCCGGAAGCAAAGGACACGGCAATCGAAGAAGCCTGCAACTGCCCGTCCGGCCGGCTGGTTATTAAGGATCAGGAGACCGGAAAGGCTATCGAGCCGGACCTGGAAAAGTCAATCGTTGTCATAGAATATCCTGCAAAGGGCGAGCACGGGCCGCTCTGGATCCGCGGCGGGATTCCCGTGGTCTCTGCTGACGGAAAACCGTACACGGTCAGGAACCGGGTCACGCTCTGCCGGTGCGGGAGATCGGGAAACAAGCCATTCTGTGACGGGAGCCACGTAAGAAAATAG
- a CDS encoding 5-formyltetrahydrofolate cyclo-ligase, with amino-acid sequence MREQKSSIRQILRQRKDAMEPEDRLKKSMIICRHLMTLIGEHETVMAYTSKEKEVNTVPIITTLLERKNPVIVPIIVREDVSLRLSYLRDFAALVPSTFGVPEPIGSEIPAKGEDVDTILLPMLGFDRTGGRIGYGAGYYDRFLEKHPSLRKIGIAFACQEIDRLPLDETDVRMDHIITEEGIVYP; translated from the coding sequence ATGCGGGAGCAGAAAAGCAGCATACGGCAGATCCTTCGGCAGCGCAAGGATGCCATGGAACCGGAAGACCGGCTTAAAAAAAGCATGATCATCTGCCGCCACCTCATGACGCTCATTGGTGAACACGAGACCGTGATGGCCTACACGTCCAAGGAGAAGGAAGTCAACACGGTGCCGATCATCACAACGCTGCTTGAACGCAAAAACCCGGTTATTGTCCCGATTATTGTCCGGGAGGACGTGAGCCTGCGCCTCTCGTACCTGCGGGATTTTGCTGCCCTTGTCCCGAGCACGTTTGGCGTCCCCGAGCCTATCGGAAGCGAGATCCCGGCAAAAGGCGAGGATGTGGACACCATCCTCCTCCCGATGCTCGGGTTTGACCGGACCGGCGGGAGGATCGGGTACGGTGCCGGGTATTATGACCGGTTCCTGGAGAAGCACCCCTCCCTCCGCAAGATCGGCATCGCGTTTGCCTGCCAGGAGATCGACCGGCTTCCGCTGGACGAGACGGATGTCCGCATGGATCATATTATCACCGAGGAAGGTATCGTATATCCCTGA